TAAAAAAATGGGAGAAATGAAATTTATTGCAATAAATGATGACTTATCAGAATTTATGGAGAAAATGGTATTAGCACATGAATTGGGTCATGCCTTTCTACATGATGATGATGCTATAGAATTTAAAGAAAATTTCATTAATGCATCTTCATTTTTAGAAAAAGAAGCAAATACTTTTGCAGCTTATTTATTATTTGGATATATGAATGAAGAAGAGGAAGAGTATTATTTAGTGGATGATGAAGAAGAAAGAATATTTAGATATTTAAAAGGATTGATAAAATAAAAATGCGTTGGTTTTTCCAACGCATTTCTTATTTTATTATTTATTAATCTACTAAAGTTGATAATAATTCTGCCATTTCTTCAACTGCTTTTTCAGCACTTGGACCTTCAGCAGATACTG
This region of Streptobacillus canis genomic DNA includes:
- a CDS encoding ImmA/IrrE family metallo-endopeptidase produces the protein MSIKQVVDEIVDTYRTNDPSSIAKKANIEVMYRELGNIKGFYKKMGEMKFIAINDDLSEFMEKMVLAHELGHAFLHDDDAIEFKENFINASSFLEKEANTFAAYLLFGYMNEEEEEYYLVDDEEERIFRYLKGLIK